Proteins from a genomic interval of Musa acuminata AAA Group cultivar baxijiao chromosome BXJ1-9, Cavendish_Baxijiao_AAA, whole genome shotgun sequence:
- the LOC135592480 gene encoding uncharacterized protein LOC135592480: MAVTPATGAAEISPDLYPSEEDLPYEEEILRNPFSLKLWWRYLIARSSAPFRRRAVIYERALKALPGSYKLWHAYLRERIDAVRGRPVSDPAFDSLNNTFERALVTMHKMPRIWLMYLASLSEQRLLTRGRRTFDRTLRALPVTQHDRIWEPYLALVSLPGVPVETSLRVFRRYLLFDPSHIEDFINFLIASRRWQEAAERLAGVLNDDSFHSIKGKTRHQLWLELCDILTRHATEVSGLKVDAIIRGGIRRYTDEVGRLWTSLADYYVRRGLYEKARDIFEEGIQTVTTVRDFSVIFESYAQFEQSALAAKIETAEEEQEEDGEGEEDGRRDGLSKLTKKFLDGFWLNDDDDTDLRMARFENLLSRRPELLNSVLLRQNPHNVEQWHRRVKIFENDPAKQVFTYIEAVRTVDPMKAVGKPHTLWIAFARLYESHNDLQNSRDIFEKAVNVNYKTVDHLATVWCEYAEMELRHKNFGRALELMRKATAEPSVEVKRRVAADGNEPVQMRLHKSLRLWSFYVDLEESLGSLESTRAVYERILDLRIATPQIILNYAFLLEENKYFEDAFKVYERGVKIFKYPHVKDIWVTYLSKFVKRYGKTKLERARELFEHAVEQAPANEVKPIYLQYAKLEEEYGLAKRAMKVYDQAVKAVPDNEKLSMYEIYIARAAAIFGVPKTREIYEQAIESGLPDNDAKKMCLKYAELERNLGEIDRARAIYVFASQFADPRSDPDFWKVWKDFEIQHGNEDTFREMLRIGRSVSASYSQTHFILPEYLMQKDQKLNLEEAVDTLKRAGVPEDEMATLERQLAPAAANSPVKNGGRMVNFVSAGSESQSDGGIRLTANNEDIELPEESDSEDDKIEIAQKNVPASVFGDLAEIVAKDEDKGADAADNGGSSLLGALERIKRQRRQ; the protein is encoded by the exons ATGGCGGTGACGCCGGCGACAGGGGCGGCGGAGATATCGCCGGACCTGTACCCGAGCGAGGAGGATTTACCCTACGAGGAGGAGATCCTCCGCAACCCCTTCAGCCTGAAGCTTTGGTGGCGCTACCTTATCGCCCGATCCTCCGCACCATTCCGGCGACGCGCCGTGATCTATGAGCGCGCCCTCAAGGCCCTGCCGGGCAGCTACAAGCTGTGGCACGCCTACCTCCGCGAGCGCATCGACGCCGTCCGTGGCCGTCCCGTCTCCGACCCGGCCTTCGACTCCCTCAACAACACCTTCGAGCGCGCCCTTGTCACCATGCACAAGATGCCCCGCATCTGGCTCATGTACCTCGCTTCCCTTTCCGAACAGCGTCTCCTAACCCGCGGCCGCCGCACCTTCGATCGCACCCTACGCGCTCTTCCTGTCACCCAGCACGACCGCATCTGGGAGCCCTACCTCGCCCTCGTCTCTCTCCCCGGCGTCCCCGTCGAGACCTCTCTCCGCGTCTTCCGCCGCTACCTCCTCTTCGACCCGTCCCACATCGAGGACTTCATCAACTTCCTCATTGCCTCCCGGCGCTGGCAGGAGGCCGCCGAGCGGCTTGCAGGTGTGCTCAACGATGACAGCTTCCACTCCATCAAGGGCAAGACCCGACATCAGCTGTGGCTCGAGCTCTGCGACATTCTCACCCGCCACGCCACTGAGGTATCGGGCCTCAAGGTCGACGCCATCATACGTGGTGGCATCCGGCGGTACACCGATGAGGTCGGGCGCCTGTGGACGTCCCTTGCGGATTACTATGTTCGCAGGGGTTTGTACGAGAAGGCGAGGGACATCTTTGAGGAGGGCATTCAGACTGTGACTACGGTTAGGGACTTCAGTGTCATATTTGAGAGTTATGCGCAGTTTGAGCAGAGCGCCCTTGCTGCAAAGATCGAGACAGCCGAGGAGGAACAGGAGGAGGATGGGGAAGGAGAGGAGGATGGCAGGAGAGATGGTTTGTCAAAGCTTACTAAGAAATTCCTGGATGGCTTCTGGTTGAATGATGACGACGACACCGATCTCAGGATGGCAAGGTTTGAGAACCTTCTCTCCCGAAGGCCAGAGCTCCTTAACAGTGTGCTCCTACGGCAGAATCCTCACAATGTGGAGCAGTGGCACAG GCGAGTGAAAATTTTTGAGAATGACCCCGCAAAGCAGGTTTTCACCTATATAGAGGCAGTGAGAACAGTCGATCCCATGAAAGCAGTGGGTAAGCCCCACACACTTTGGATTGCCTTTGCACGGCTGTATGAGAGCCACAATGATCTTCAGAATTCCAGAGATATTTTTGAGAAGGCTGTGAATGTGAACTACAAGACTGTTGACCATCTAGCAACTGTTTGGTGTGAATATGCTGAAATGGAGTTGAGGCACAAGAACTTTGGAAGGGCACTTGAGCTGATGAGAAAGGCCACTGCAGAACCCTCAGTTGAAGTCAAGCGTAGAG TTGCTGCTGATGGTAACGAGCCTGTACAAATGAGGCTGCACAAATCTTTGAGGCTTTGGAGCTTTTATGTTGATCTTGAGGAGAGCCTGGGGTCACTGGAATCAACTCGAGCTGTTTATGAGAGAATTCTTGATTTGAGAATAGCAACTCCCCAAATTATTCTAAATTATGCTTTCCTTCTCGAG GAGAACAAATACTTTGAAGATGCATTTAAGGTTTATGAGAGAGGTGTGAAAATATTTAAGTATCCGCATGTTAAAGATATATGGGTTACGTACCTATCCAAGTTTGTCAAAAGATATGGAAAGACCAAGTTGGAACGTGCAAGAGAGCTTTTTGAGCATGCAGTTGAGCAG GCACCCGCAAATGAGGTGAAGCCAATATATCTGCAGTATGCTAAACTGGAGGAAGAATATGGTCTTGCGAAGCGTGCAATGAAGGTCTATGATCAAGCAGTGAAGGCTGTCCCTGACAATGAAAAATTGAGCATGTATGAGATTTACATAGCTCGAGCAGCTGCAATTTTTGGTGTTCCCAAAACTAGAGAGATATACGAG CAAGCAATTGAATCAGGTCTGCCTGATAATGATGCAAAGAAAATGTGCTTGAAATATGCCGAACTTGAAAGAAATCTAGGAGAAATAGATCGTGCTCGTGCGATCTATGTATTTGCATCACAATTTGCAGATCCACGGTCTGATCCTGATTTCTGGAAAGTATGGAAAGATTTTGAGATTCAACATGGTAATGAAGATACCTTCAGGGAAATGCTTCGCATTGGCCGCAGTGTTTCTGCCAGTTATAGTCAG ACACATTTCATTCTTCCTGAATACTTAATGCAAAAGGATCAGAAGCTAAATTTGGAAGAAGCAGTGGATACTCTAAAGCGTGCAGGCGTCCCTGAAGATGAAATGGCCACTCTAGAAAGGCAATTGGCTCCTGCAGCTGCCAATTCTCCTGTTAAGAATGGTGGCAGAATGGTAAACTTTGTCAGTGCTGGATCTGAGTCACAATCTGATGGTGGTATACGACTGACTGCAAACAATGAGGATATCGAGTTGCCAGAAGAGAGTGATTCGGAGGATGATAAAATTGAAATTGCCCAAAAGAATGTCCCTGCTTCTGTATTTGGGGACCTCGCAGAAATAGTTGCTAAGGATGAGGACAAGGGAGCTGATGCTGCAGATAATGGTGGCAGTAGTCTTCTAGGAGCACTTGAGAGAATAAAGAGGCAAAGGCGGCAATGA